In one window of Anser cygnoides isolate HZ-2024a breed goose chromosome 3, Taihu_goose_T2T_genome, whole genome shotgun sequence DNA:
- the FAM89A gene encoding protein FAM89A has product MSGPGLPGPGGGSGLPPLPKSLSGLLNSSSSGGGGQGGRWRDLERLYVQKSRIQDELSGGGRGSPRPPKPPNLDAALALLRKEMVGLRQLDMSLLCQLYSLYESIQEYKGACQADSNADCTYAMENGFFDEEEEYF; this is encoded by the exons atGAGCGGTCCGGGGCTGCCGGGTCCCGGCGGCGGCTCGGGGCTGCCGCCGCTGCCCAAGAGCTTGAGCGGGCTGCtcaactcctcctcctccggcggcggcggccaggGCGGGCGCTGGCGGGACCTGGAGCGGCTGTACGTGCAGAAGTCCCGCATCCAGGACGAGctgagcggcggcggccggggctcGCCGCGGCCCCCCAAGCCTCCCAACCTGGACGCGGCGCTGGCCCTGCTCCGCAAGGAGATG GTCGGCCTTCGGCAGCTAGATATGTCGTTACTGTGTCAGCTCTACTCCCTGTATGAGTCAATTCAAGAATATAAAGGTGCCTGCCAAGCTGACTCTAACGCAGACTGCACGTATGCCATGGAAAATGGTTTTTTTGATGAAGAGGAGGAATACTTCTAG